Proteins encoded within one genomic window of Halobacteroides halobius DSM 5150:
- a CDS encoding redox-sensing transcriptional repressor Rex, with protein MVEKNGESIVIPSAVIKRLPKYHRNLESLLDKGVERISSREFGKIAGVSAPQLRQDLNHFGNFGQQGYGYNVENLYNALSKIMGIEKKSNMVLVGVGNIGQALVNSTDFTKRGFYLSAIFDINPRLVGIKINGLEVKDVSQLENYITEHKIKIGVIAVPEKAAQEIANKMVRAGIQGIWNFAPVDLKCPQEIKIENEHLTEGLLRLSFKIDE; from the coding sequence ATGGTTGAAAAGAATGGAGAGTCAATTGTCATCCCTAGTGCTGTAATTAAAAGATTACCTAAATATCATCGGAATTTAGAAAGTTTACTTGATAAGGGAGTAGAAAGAATTTCTTCACGAGAATTTGGCAAAATTGCTGGTGTTTCTGCTCCACAGTTACGTCAAGATTTGAATCACTTTGGTAATTTTGGACAACAAGGATACGGATATAATGTTGAGAATTTATATAATGCTCTTTCTAAGATTATGGGGATTGAAAAAAAGAGTAATATGGTTTTAGTAGGAGTTGGGAATATAGGTCAAGCATTAGTCAACTCCACTGATTTTACAAAGCGTGGTTTTTATTTATCAGCTATTTTTGATATTAATCCACGGTTAGTAGGAATTAAAATTAATGGTTTAGAAGTTAAAGATGTCAGTCAATTAGAGAATTATATTACAGAACATAAAATTAAAATTGGAGTTATTGCAGTACCAGAAAAGGCTGCTCAAGAAATAGCTAACAAAATGGTTAGAGCGGGAATACAAGGAATCTGGAATTTTGCTCCTGTTGATTTAAAATGTCCCCAAGAAATAAAAATAGAGAATGAACATCTAACTGAAGGTTTGTTGAGACTTTCTTTTAAGATCGATGAATGA